A section of the Humulus lupulus chromosome 2, drHumLupu1.1, whole genome shotgun sequence genome encodes:
- the LOC133815804 gene encoding E3 SUMO-protein ligase SIZ1-like, whose protein sequence is MCLFLLQEKLAYFRIKELKDVLTHLGLSKQGKKQDLVDRILVVLSDDQVSKLWAKKNAVGKEQVAQLVDDIYRKMQVSAAPDLASKGQGVSDSNNVKVKGEIDDHSFQS, encoded by the exons ATGTGTTTGTTTTTGTTGCAGGAAAAGTTGGCATATTTTAGAATAAAAGAGCTTAAGGATGTTCTCACTCACTTAGGTCTTTCAAAGCAGGGGAAGAAGCAG GACCTTGTTGACCGGATATTGGTTGTTTTATCTGATGATCAAG TTTCTAAATTGTGGGCAAAGAAGAATGCTGTGGGGAAGGAACAGGTGGCACAGCTtgtagatgacatatatag AAAAATGCAAGTGTCTGCAGCCCCTGATTTAGCGTCAAAGGGACAGGGTGTCTCAGATAGCAATAATGTGAAAGTCAAAGGGGAAATTGATGATCACTCTTTTCAGTCATAA